In the genome of Telluria mixta, the window CGCCCAGCACGGTACCGAGGATCAGGGGCGGCCGCGCCCATTTCAGGCGCTTCATCGTCCAGCCGATCGCACCGGCGATGAGCAGCACGAACAGGTCGCCCCAACTGCGCGAGCCTTCGAAGGCGCCGACGAAGACGACGGGCATGATGACCGGCAGGATCAGCGAGAAGCGCAGGGTCGCGATCCGGGCGAACTGGCCGCTGAGCAGGAAGCAGAGGCCGGCGCCGAAGATGTTCGCGAGCGCGATTGACCACACCATCGAGTACGTCATGTCGAGATGCTTGGTCAGCATGTCGGGACCGGGAATGAAGCCGTGCACCATCAACGCGCCGAGCAGGATGGCGGTTGCCGCGCCGCCGGGCACGCCGAACGCCAGCATCGGCACCAGCATGCCGCCTTCGCGCGCATTGTTGGCCGCTTCCGGCGCGATCACGCCGCGCACGTCGCCCTTGGTGAAAGTCTCCTTGCCGCCCTTGCAGGTCTGCATCGCATGGCCGTAGGCGATCCAGTCCGTCACCGCCCCGGTGATGCCCGGGACCATGCCGAGGAAGGAGCCCATGCCGCCGCAACGCAGCACGAGGAACCAGTTCCTCACGGTGTCCATGGCGCCTTGCCGCATGCCTGCGCGCGACTTGAGCGGGATGTTGGCCGCCAGCGTCGTGCGCTGGATGGCGAGGTCGCACAGCTCGGGCAGCGCGAAGATGCCGAGGATGATCGGCACCAGCGGGATACCGTCCAGCAGGTAGAGCGTGCCGCCGGTCCAGCGCTCCTGTCCCGTCTGGACGTTCGTGCCGATCATCCCGATCAGGATGCCGAAGCAGGCGACGACGACGCCCCGCAGCGGCGCGTTGCCCGACAGCGTCGCGACCATCGCGATGCCGAAGATCGTCAGGCCCAGCATCTCCGGTGTACCGATCGACAGGACGATGGGGCGCACCAGCGGCAGGCACACCGCGAGGACGAGCGCCCCGATCAGTCCACCGATCAGGGACGAGGTGTAGCACGCGCTCAGCGCGCGCGACGCTTCGCCGCGGCGGGTCATGGGCAGCCCGTCCAGCACGGTCGCCTGCGA includes:
- a CDS encoding tripartite tricarboxylate transporter permease — encoded protein: MDFLNDSPTLTAALHALTIILSFDRLIFLIFGVVVGLTLGLVPGIGGLTGFALLVPFTYTMDPYAAFGMLLGMHAVIVTSDVITAVLFGIPGHAASQATVLDGLPMTRRGEASRALSACYTSSLIGGLIGALVLAVCLPLVRPIVLSIGTPEMLGLTIFGIAMVATLSGNAPLRGVVVACFGILIGMIGTNVQTGQERWTGGTLYLLDGIPLVPIILGIFALPELCDLAIQRTTLAANIPLKSRAGMRQGAMDTVRNWFLVLRCGGMGSFLGMVPGITGAVTDWIAYGHAMQTCKGGKETFTKGDVRGVIAPEAANNAREGGMLVPMLAFGVPGGAATAILLGALMVHGFIPGPDMLTKHLDMTYSMVWSIALANIFGAGLCFLLSGQFARIATLRFSLILPVIMPVVFVGAFEGSRSWGDLFVLLIAGAIGWTMKRLKWARPPLILGTVLGVLIERYMSISVMRYGVEWMTRPGVLALLTVSALVFLSPLYRLARTGGLASVRPSGKVAFKAADLMYVFFIGVALYMLATAQQWHFMARIGPTVVAGILVAAGAISLANKVFFTSARPGQAHAGIHMDVGGDHDGAVSDETVLRRAAGFLGWLLGFLACTSVIGLIPTVPLFIVAFMRVEGRESWRTSAILALCVTAFLYGIFDQVLHIPWPSSLLGEWFPALAIGGA